In Leeia aquatica, a single window of DNA contains:
- a CDS encoding phosphomannomutase/phosphoglucomutase, protein MAKSGAEIFKAYDIRGIVGKSLTEERVRQIGHAIGSEARDRQVKTIVIGRDGRLSGPAFAEALSQGIRASGIHVIDIGQVATPVTYFAAHHLETGSAVMITGSHNPPEYNGLKMMLAGETLAGDTIQQLRLRIEENRLHQGEGSYQQQDVREAYLQRITSDIRLQRPLNIIVDAGNGVAGALAPVLYRRMGCRVRELFCEVDGQFPNHHPDPAKPENLADLIDALQKTDAEFGVAFDGDGDRLGVVTKSGQIIFPDRQMMVFAADILERHPGSQIIYDVKSTALLASWVKDLGGEPVMWRTGHSFMKAKLKELGAPLAGEMSGHIFFKERWYGFDDGIYAGARLLEILSRVDNPSALLEALPSQPSTPELHVDCGKEGAQHSLMASLTERARFHGAKDIVKIDGLRVEYPDGFGLVRASNTTPVLVLRFEGKDSKSLKRIQHDFRQALLTVHPELTLPF, encoded by the coding sequence ATGGCAAAATCCGGAGCAGAAATCTTCAAGGCCTACGACATCCGTGGCATCGTCGGCAAATCGCTGACTGAGGAGCGGGTGCGCCAGATCGGTCACGCCATCGGCAGTGAAGCCCGCGATCGCCAGGTCAAAACCATTGTCATCGGCCGCGATGGCCGCCTGTCAGGCCCGGCTTTTGCTGAAGCCCTGTCCCAGGGCATTCGTGCCAGTGGCATCCATGTGATCGACATCGGCCAGGTCGCTACCCCGGTCACCTACTTTGCGGCCCACCATCTGGAAACCGGCTCTGCGGTCATGATCACCGGCAGCCATAATCCACCGGAATACAATGGCCTGAAGATGATGCTGGCGGGTGAAACGCTGGCTGGCGATACCATCCAGCAGCTGCGCCTGCGTATCGAAGAAAATCGGCTGCATCAAGGTGAAGGCAGCTATCAGCAGCAAGATGTGCGTGAGGCCTACCTGCAGCGCATCACCAGCGACATCCGCCTGCAACGCCCGCTGAACATCATTGTGGATGCCGGCAATGGGGTGGCCGGTGCGCTGGCCCCGGTACTGTATCGCCGCATGGGTTGCCGCGTACGTGAATTGTTTTGCGAAGTGGATGGCCAGTTTCCTAACCATCACCCTGACCCGGCCAAGCCGGAAAATCTGGCCGACCTGATTGATGCCCTGCAGAAAACCGACGCCGAATTTGGTGTGGCTTTTGATGGTGATGGCGACCGCTTGGGGGTGGTCACCAAGTCTGGTCAGATCATTTTCCCGGACCGGCAGATGATGGTGTTTGCGGCCGATATCCTGGAGCGCCATCCCGGCAGCCAGATCATCTATGACGTCAAATCCACTGCCCTGCTGGCCAGCTGGGTTAAGGATCTGGGCGGCGAGCCTGTCATGTGGCGCACCGGGCATTCCTTCATGAAGGCCAAACTCAAGGAACTGGGTGCGCCGCTGGCCGGTGAAATGAGTGGTCACATCTTCTTCAAGGAACGCTGGTACGGCTTTGATGATGGCATCTACGCCGGCGCACGCCTGCTGGAAATCCTGTCGCGGGTCGATAACCCGAGCGCCTTGCTCGAAGCCCTGCCCAGCCAGCCATCCACGCCAGAGCTGCACGTCGACTGCGGCAAGGAAGGCGCGCAGCACAGCCTGATGGCCTCGCTGACCGAACGTGCCCGCTTTCATGGTGCCAAGGACATCGTCAAGATTGACGGCCTGCGCGTAGAGTACCCGGATGGTTTCGGTCTGGTCCGTGCCTCCAACACAACCCCGGTGCTTGTGCTACGCTTTGAAGGCAAGGACAGCAAATCACTCAAGCGCATTCAGCATGATTTCCGCCAGGCACTGCTGACGGTTCACCCGGAGCTGACCTTGCCCTTCTGA
- a CDS encoding TIGR00645 family protein has protein sequence MADMGSRVEHKLEKLVFWSRWLQAPLYIGLIVAQCVYVYFFGKELWHLLAHVQEWSEIQVMLVVLGLIDVVMISNLLIMVIIGGYETFVSKLDLGDHPDVPEWLSHVNAGVLKVKLAMALIGISGIHLLRSFINAAQMDVKTLVAQAAIHLIFLLTAIGLAVADRMMMNSQLSAAHK, from the coding sequence ATGGCAGACATGGGTTCACGCGTTGAGCACAAACTGGAAAAGCTGGTGTTCTGGAGCCGCTGGCTGCAGGCACCGCTGTATATCGGTTTGATTGTGGCGCAGTGTGTCTACGTCTATTTTTTTGGCAAGGAACTGTGGCACCTGCTGGCGCATGTGCAGGAGTGGTCCGAGATTCAGGTCATGCTGGTGGTGCTGGGCCTGATCGACGTGGTGATGATTTCCAACCTGCTGATCATGGTCATCATCGGTGGCTATGAAACCTTTGTGTCCAAGCTGGACCTGGGCGACCATCCTGACGTGCCGGAGTGGCTGTCGCATGTGAATGCCGGGGTGCTCAAGGTCAAGTTGGCCATGGCGCTGATCGGCATTTCCGGTATTCACCTGCTGCGCAGCTTCATCAATGCTGCGCAGATGGATGTCAAGACACTGGTGGCGCAAGCCGCCATCCACCTGATCTTCTTGCTGACGGCGATTGGCCTTGCGGTGGCCGATCGCATGATGATGAACAGCCAGTTGTCCGCCGCTCACAAATGA
- the pmbA gene encoding metalloprotease PmbA: MASSPFAQTLDQLKQVVTDALDYARSKGASQAEAEVSEGCGHTVSVRLGETETIEYHRDKGFNLTVYLGKAKGHASTGDFSPQALRDTVDAALNIARYTASDDCAGLAEPDTLATRFPDLDLYHPWDVSVEDSIALAQRCEAAARAVDGRITNSEGASLSTQVGHFAYGNSHGFLAGFPTSRHSLSCAVIASEGEAMQRDYWYDSRRDVADMDSAETIGRVCGERTLRRLNGSKIDTCQVPVLFEAPIAASLIGHFVQAVSGGSLYREASFLLNSMGQQVFSPIIQLSEQPLLLKGPASTAFDDEGVATQEREVVRDGVVNGYFLGSYSARKLGMQSTGNAGGSHNLLLKSTAGNLQSLVKQMGRGLLVTELMGQGVNPVTGDYSRGAAGFWVENGVIVHAVEEVTIAGNLKDMFQQIVAVGSDVLDRSSRQTGSILIEQMTVAGN; encoded by the coding sequence GTGGCTTCATCTCCGTTTGCACAGACCCTCGACCAACTCAAGCAGGTGGTGACCGACGCCCTGGATTACGCCCGCAGCAAAGGGGCGAGCCAGGCTGAAGCCGAGGTATCGGAAGGGTGTGGCCATACGGTGTCGGTACGCCTGGGTGAAACGGAAACCATCGAATACCACCGTGACAAAGGCTTCAACCTCACCGTCTATCTGGGCAAAGCCAAGGGCCATGCCAGCACCGGTGATTTCTCGCCGCAGGCATTGCGCGACACCGTGGATGCCGCGCTCAACATCGCCCGCTATACCGCGTCGGACGATTGTGCCGGGCTGGCTGAGCCCGATACCCTGGCGACCCGCTTTCCGGACCTCGACCTGTACCACCCGTGGGATGTCAGCGTGGAAGACAGCATTGCGCTGGCGCAACGCTGTGAAGCGGCCGCGCGTGCGGTGGATGGGCGCATCACCAACTCGGAAGGCGCCAGCCTGTCGACCCAGGTTGGCCACTTCGCCTATGGTAACAGCCACGGTTTCCTCGCCGGTTTCCCGACCAGCCGCCACTCGCTGTCCTGCGCCGTGATCGCCAGCGAGGGCGAGGCGATGCAGCGGGATTACTGGTACGACTCCCGCCGTGACGTGGCCGATATGGACAGCGCGGAAACCATTGGCCGCGTCTGCGGTGAGCGTACGCTGCGGCGGCTCAATGGCAGCAAGATTGATACCTGCCAGGTACCGGTGCTGTTTGAAGCCCCGATTGCCGCCAGCCTGATCGGCCATTTCGTGCAGGCGGTGAGCGGTGGCAGCCTGTACCGTGAGGCCAGCTTCCTGCTCAACAGCATGGGGCAGCAGGTGTTCTCGCCCATTATCCAGCTGTCCGAGCAGCCCTTGCTGCTGAAAGGTCCGGCCAGTACCGCCTTTGATGATGAAGGGGTGGCAACGCAGGAGCGCGAAGTGGTGCGTGACGGGGTGGTGAATGGCTACTTCCTCGGCAGCTACAGCGCCCGCAAGCTGGGCATGCAGAGCACCGGCAATGCCGGGGGTAGCCATAATCTGCTGCTGAAATCGACGGCGGGTAACTTGCAGTCCCTGGTAAAACAAATGGGGCGGGGCCTGCTGGTGACCGAGCTGATGGGGCAGGGGGTCAACCCGGTGACCGGCGACTATTCGCGCGGTGCAGCTGGCTTCTGGGTGGAAAACGGGGTGATCGTGCATGCGGTGGAAGAAGTCACCATCGCTGGTAACCTGAAAGACATGTTCCAGCAGATCGTGGCGGTCGGCTCTGATGTGCTGGATCGCAGCTCGCGGCAGACGGGCTCGATCCTGATCGAACAGATGACAGTGGCGGGGAACTGA
- the alaS gene encoding alanine--tRNA ligase: MKSAEIRQKFLQFFESKQHQVVASSPLVPGNDPTLMFTVAGMVQFKDCFLGHEKRSYTRAVTSQRCLRAGGKHNDLENVGYTARHHTFFEMLGNFSFGDYFKRDAITYAWEFLTGSQWLALPKEKLLVTVYASDDEAFDIWNKEVGIPVDRIIRIGDNKGAPYASDNFWTMGDTGPCGPCTEIFYDHGPSIAGGPPGSPDEDGDRFIEIWNNVFMQFNRDESGTLHPLPKPSVDTGMGLERLSAVLQHVHSNYEIDLFVALLKAAARETGLPYSQSEPSLKVIADHIRACAFLITDGVLPSNEGRGYVLRRIIRRAVRHGYKLGQHGLFFHKLVPDLVREMGDAYPELKEAEARVMAALKAEEEQFAKTLENGMQVLEEALAGEVRTLPGQVVFKLYDTYGFPIDMTADICRERNVEVDLDGFEREMEAQRERGRAGSSFKVAGQVDYDGEATCFEGYVKSSADARVLALYKGTEPVSELHAGEEGLVVLDNTPFYAESGGQVGDLGEISTLGGVGALFDVLDTQKVQASVFGHRGRLRQGSLKVGDEVQATIDLHRRLATTRNHSATHLLHAALREVLGSHVAQKGSLVNHERTRFDFAHGQAVTDDEIVRIEAVVNHVIAANYPVTATVMSFDDALKTGAMALFGEKYGDEVRVLKMGEFSTELCGGTHVSRTGDIGFFKIVSEGGVAAGIRRLEAVTGEGALKFVQQQEQQLRDAAALLRSPTAELPQRIGQLQDSMKALEKELGRLKDKLAAAQGGDLAGQAVLVAGVPVLSVEVEGADAATLRNLLDQLKSKLGKSVIVLGSREGGQVALVAGVSDDLTGQLKAGELVNHVAQQVGGKGGGRPDMARAGGSEPDKLPEALASVAAWVAAKLA, translated from the coding sequence ATGAAAAGCGCAGAAATCCGACAGAAGTTCCTCCAGTTCTTTGAAAGCAAGCAGCATCAGGTGGTGGCCAGCAGCCCGCTGGTGCCGGGCAATGACCCGACCCTGATGTTTACCGTGGCGGGCATGGTGCAGTTCAAGGATTGCTTCCTGGGCCATGAGAAGCGCAGTTACACCCGCGCAGTGACCTCGCAGCGCTGTCTGCGGGCCGGTGGCAAGCACAACGATCTGGAAAACGTCGGCTATACCGCCCGCCATCACACCTTTTTCGAGATGCTGGGCAATTTCTCGTTTGGGGATTACTTCAAGCGTGATGCCATCACTTACGCCTGGGAGTTCCTCACCGGCAGCCAGTGGCTGGCACTGCCAAAAGAGAAGCTGCTGGTCACGGTCTACGCCTCGGATGACGAAGCCTTCGACATCTGGAACAAGGAAGTCGGCATTCCGGTGGACCGTATCATCCGTATCGGTGACAACAAGGGGGCACCTTACGCGTCGGACAATTTCTGGACCATGGGCGATACCGGCCCTTGCGGCCCGTGTACCGAAATCTTCTATGACCACGGTCCGTCCATCGCTGGCGGCCCGCCCGGCAGCCCGGATGAAGATGGCGACCGCTTCATTGAAATCTGGAACAACGTGTTCATGCAGTTTAACCGCGATGAAAGCGGTACCCTGCATCCGCTGCCGAAACCTTCGGTGGATACCGGCATGGGGCTGGAGCGCTTGTCGGCGGTCTTGCAGCATGTGCACTCCAACTACGAAATCGACCTGTTTGTGGCGCTGCTGAAAGCAGCTGCACGGGAAACCGGTCTGCCATACAGCCAGTCCGAGCCGTCGCTGAAGGTGATTGCTGACCACATTCGTGCCTGTGCCTTCCTGATTACCGATGGCGTGCTGCCCAGCAATGAAGGCCGTGGCTATGTGCTGCGCCGGATCATCCGCCGTGCCGTGCGTCATGGCTACAAGCTGGGCCAGCATGGCCTGTTCTTCCACAAACTGGTGCCGGACCTGGTGCGGGAAATGGGTGATGCCTATCCCGAGCTGAAAGAGGCAGAAGCCCGCGTGATGGCGGCCCTGAAGGCCGAAGAAGAGCAGTTCGCCAAGACGCTGGAAAATGGCATGCAGGTGCTGGAAGAGGCGCTGGCAGGCGAGGTGCGTACCTTGCCGGGCCAGGTGGTGTTCAAACTGTACGATACCTACGGTTTCCCCATCGACATGACGGCAGACATCTGCCGTGAGCGCAATGTGGAAGTGGATCTCGACGGTTTCGAGCGCGAGATGGAAGCACAGCGCGAGCGTGGCCGTGCCGGTTCTTCCTTCAAGGTGGCCGGGCAAGTGGATTATGACGGTGAAGCTACCTGCTTTGAAGGTTATGTGAAGAGCAGTGCCGATGCCCGCGTACTGGCGCTGTATAAAGGTACTGAGCCGGTCAGTGAGTTGCACGCCGGTGAAGAAGGCCTGGTGGTGCTGGACAACACCCCGTTCTATGCCGAGAGCGGTGGCCAGGTCGGTGATCTGGGTGAAATTTCCACGCTGGGCGGTGTCGGCGCCCTGTTTGATGTGCTGGATACCCAGAAGGTACAGGCTAGCGTGTTCGGTCACCGTGGCCGGCTGCGTCAGGGCAGCCTGAAAGTGGGCGATGAAGTGCAGGCCACCATCGACCTGCATCGCCGTCTGGCGACCACCCGCAACCACTCGGCCACCCACTTGCTGCACGCGGCCTTGCGTGAGGTGCTGGGTAGCCACGTGGCGCAGAAGGGCTCGCTGGTGAACCACGAGCGCACCCGTTTTGACTTTGCCCACGGCCAGGCGGTGACGGATGACGAAATCGTCCGCATTGAAGCGGTGGTCAACCATGTGATTGCCGCCAACTATCCGGTGACCGCGACCGTGATGTCGTTTGACGACGCGCTGAAAACGGGTGCCATGGCCCTGTTTGGCGAGAAGTACGGCGACGAAGTGCGTGTGCTGAAAATGGGCGAGTTCTCCACCGAATTGTGCGGCGGTACCCACGTCAGCCGTACCGGAGACATTGGCTTCTTCAAGATCGTCAGCGAAGGGGGCGTGGCGGCCGGTATCCGTCGTCTGGAGGCGGTGACCGGTGAAGGCGCGCTGAAGTTTGTGCAGCAGCAGGAGCAGCAATTGCGGGATGCGGCAGCCCTGCTGCGCAGCCCGACTGCAGAGCTGCCGCAACGGATCGGCCAGCTGCAGGACAGCATGAAGGCGCTGGAAAAGGAATTGGGCCGCCTGAAAGACAAGCTGGCGGCGGCGCAAGGGGGTGATCTGGCAGGCCAGGCGGTACTGGTTGCGGGTGTACCGGTCTTGTCGGTGGAAGTGGAGGGGGCCGATGCGGCGACCCTGCGTAACCTGCTGGATCAGCTGAAGTCCAAGCTGGGCAAGTCGGTGATCGTACTGGGGAGCCGGGAAGGGGGTCAGGTTGCGCTGGTTGCCGGGGTGTCCGACGATCTGACCGGGCAGCTGAAAGCCGGTGAGCTGGTCAATCATGTCGCCCAGCAGGTCGGTGGCAAGGGTGGTGGCCGTCCGGACATGGCCCGTGCCGGTGGCAGTGAGCCGGACAAGCTGCCGGAAGCCTTGGCCAGTGTAGCGGCCTGGGTGGCTGCCAAGCTCGCCTAA
- a CDS encoding glutaminase — MHEPDYAQILSAIAEQVAPLCKQGRVADYIPSLASVPVDQFGMAVQLLDGRRFSVGAAEQRFSIQSISKLFSLTLAFRLLGDAVWQRVGREPSGNPFNSLVQLEYEQGKPRNPFVNAGALVVTDILCQHHAQAEVAVLQFMRRLTGIADLNLDAEVARSELDTSFRNAAMANFMKAFGNLRAPVDAVLRSYCHQCAIAMSCSELAHAGLFLANGGVIPGSGERLLTTSEAKRLNAVLLTCGTYDAAGDFAYRVGLPAKSGVGGGILAVVPGILSVCVWSPGLDSNGNSLAGTQALELFTTLCENSIF; from the coding sequence GTGCACGAGCCAGATTATGCGCAAATCCTGAGCGCCATTGCCGAGCAGGTTGCGCCACTGTGCAAGCAGGGGCGGGTTGCCGACTATATCCCTTCACTGGCCAGCGTGCCGGTGGATCAATTCGGCATGGCAGTTCAGCTGCTGGACGGCAGGCGCTTCAGTGTGGGGGCAGCGGAGCAGCGTTTTTCGATTCAGAGCATCTCCAAACTGTTTAGCCTCACGCTGGCGTTCCGGCTGCTGGGAGACGCGGTCTGGCAGCGCGTTGGGCGGGAGCCTTCGGGCAATCCGTTCAATTCGCTGGTACAGCTGGAATACGAGCAGGGCAAGCCGCGTAACCCCTTTGTCAACGCGGGGGCACTGGTGGTGACGGATATCCTGTGTCAGCACCATGCCCAGGCGGAGGTGGCGGTATTGCAGTTCATGCGCCGCCTGACCGGTATCGCCGACCTGAATCTGGATGCCGAGGTGGCCCGCTCCGAGCTGGACACCAGCTTCCGCAATGCGGCAATGGCCAATTTCATGAAAGCGTTTGGCAACCTGCGCGCCCCGGTAGATGCCGTACTGCGCAGCTATTGCCATCAGTGTGCCATTGCCATGAGCTGCTCCGAGCTGGCGCATGCAGGCCTGTTTCTTGCGAATGGCGGAGTGATACCAGGCTCAGGGGAGCGCTTGCTGACCACCAGTGAAGCCAAGCGCTTGAATGCGGTATTGCTGACTTGTGGCACCTATGATGCCGCAGGTGATTTTGCCTACCGGGTGGGCTTGCCAGCTAAAAGCGGGGTGGGGGGGGGCATTCTGGCTGTGGTGCCGGGCATCTTGTCCGTCTGCGTCTGGTCGCCCGGGCTGGACAGTAATGGTAACTCGCTGGCAGGGACTCAGGCGCTGGAGCTGTTTACCACCTTGTGTGAGAACTCCATCTTCTAA
- a CDS encoding DNA-3-methyladenine glycosylase family protein has protein sequence MSVAPRQKQAPSYWDEACAQLAQQDRALTGLLQAYPAERLQGGGDAFVTLANSIIGQQISVRAAEQIWGRLNQRVQPLTPEHVLATPADELKQVGLSTRKVEYLTDLARHFSDGRIESDQFDHLSDAEVIARLTDVRGIGRWTAEMFLIFHLLRQDVLPLDDIGLQRAVAQHYGWPYPFPLKQLDAFAERWRPWRTVATWYLWRSLDPIPVAY, from the coding sequence ATGAGCGTTGCCCCGCGCCAGAAGCAAGCCCCCTCCTACTGGGATGAGGCCTGCGCTCAGCTGGCGCAGCAGGACCGGGCGCTGACAGGGCTGCTGCAGGCGTATCCGGCGGAGCGTCTGCAGGGGGGCGGTGATGCGTTTGTCACACTGGCCAACTCCATTATCGGCCAGCAGATTTCGGTGCGCGCTGCCGAGCAGATCTGGGGCCGGCTGAACCAGCGGGTGCAGCCTTTGACACCCGAACACGTGTTGGCGACCCCTGCGGATGAACTGAAACAGGTGGGGCTCTCCACCCGCAAGGTGGAGTATCTGACCGATCTGGCACGCCATTTTTCCGATGGCCGTATCGAGTCGGACCAGTTTGATCACCTCAGCGACGCCGAGGTGATCGCCCGGCTGACCGATGTGCGCGGCATCGGGCGCTGGACTGCGGAAATGTTCCTGATCTTCCATCTGTTGCGGCAAGATGTGCTGCCGCTGGACGATATCGGCCTGCAGCGTGCGGTGGCCCAGCATTATGGCTGGCCGTATCCGTTTCCACTCAAACAGCTGGATGCCTTCGCCGAGCGTTGGCGCCCCTGGCGGACAGTGGCCACCTGGTACTTGTGGCGCAGTCTGGACCCTATTCCCGTCGCGTATTGA
- a CDS encoding EAL and HDOD domain-containing protein, whose protein sequence is MSQHPFYLARQPILDRNGKLYAYELLFRASQQNGAIISDDVAATSAVIHYAFSELGVQHVLGRHKGFINLSREMLLSDLVTLLPKDQMVLELLETIEIDDAIIARCQELKKADYTLAMDDVVSIGPRMKDIVPWIDIVKLDLLAMTDADLQKVVKQLKPLPVQLLAEKVDNQAQFELCQKLGFHLYQGYHFAKPTMLQGKRANPSQVALLNLLGMVLSDAETEDIEQVFKRQPDLTLSLMRLVNSVGSGIGRRIESMHQAIVVLGRQQLKRWLQILIFSVSSTNDDQEPSPLMQLASTRGKQMELLAEQLRWSRNEQDQAFTVGMLSLLDALFQQPLQALLEPLNLSDAVTEALLQRTGRYGQLLGLVECSEQPERTPDLSNWSELTLDILSHTQLAALDWVMQLGKSS, encoded by the coding sequence ATGAGCCAGCACCCGTTTTACCTGGCCCGACAACCGATCCTCGACCGCAACGGCAAGCTGTATGCTTACGAGTTGCTGTTCAGGGCCAGCCAGCAGAACGGCGCTATCATCAGCGATGACGTTGCCGCGACATCTGCCGTCATCCACTATGCGTTCTCAGAGCTGGGGGTCCAGCATGTGCTGGGGCGACACAAGGGCTTCATCAACCTCTCGCGCGAAATGCTGCTGTCAGACTTGGTCACCTTGCTGCCCAAGGACCAGATGGTGCTGGAGCTGCTGGAAACCATTGAGATAGACGATGCCATCATCGCCCGCTGTCAGGAATTGAAAAAAGCAGACTATACCCTGGCGATGGATGATGTGGTCTCCATTGGGCCACGCATGAAAGATATTGTGCCGTGGATTGACATCGTCAAGCTGGACTTGCTGGCCATGACGGACGCCGATCTGCAAAAGGTGGTCAAGCAGCTCAAGCCCCTGCCCGTGCAGTTACTCGCCGAGAAGGTAGACAACCAGGCGCAATTTGAGCTCTGCCAGAAGCTGGGCTTCCATCTCTACCAAGGCTACCACTTTGCCAAGCCCACCATGCTGCAAGGTAAGCGAGCCAATCCATCACAAGTTGCCCTGCTGAACCTGCTGGGCATGGTGCTGAGTGATGCCGAAACCGAAGACATCGAGCAAGTTTTCAAACGCCAGCCCGACCTGACCTTGAGCCTGATGCGGCTGGTCAACTCGGTGGGGAGTGGTATTGGTCGTCGTATTGAAAGTATGCACCAAGCCATTGTGGTGCTGGGGCGGCAACAGCTGAAGCGCTGGCTACAAATACTGATTTTCTCCGTTTCATCCACCAATGACGATCAGGAACCCAGCCCCTTGATGCAGTTGGCCAGCACCCGTGGCAAACAGATGGAGCTACTGGCGGAGCAATTGCGCTGGTCACGCAATGAGCAAGACCAAGCCTTTACCGTTGGTATGCTCTCCCTGCTGGATGCGCTGTTCCAGCAACCCCTACAAGCGCTGCTGGAGCCCCTCAACCTGAGCGATGCTGTTACAGAGGCGCTACTGCAACGCACAGGCCGCTATGGCCAGCTGCTGGGTCTGGTCGAGTGTAGTGAGCAGCCTGAGCGCACGCCTGACCTGAGCAACTGGTCTGAGCTCACACTGGATATCCTCAGTCACACTCAGCTTGCAGCACTGGACTGGGTTATGCAGCTGGGAAAAAGCAGCTAG
- the yjgA gene encoding ribosome biogenesis factor YjgA: protein MMNHDDDVYDDDRPSKSQRKRDMHHMQDLGEALLKLRPDQWASLDLPERLQDALREAKRLTAHGAIRRQLQFIGKLMRDVEPEPIQRYLDALGNASVEHTAWLHRMERWRDRLLEEHDALTELAEQYPAADLQVMRQLIRNAHREREQNKPPKAYRELFQQLKQLEQEPGIPHHDAAEEDDDA, encoded by the coding sequence ATGATGAACCACGATGATGATGTGTATGACGACGATCGCCCCAGCAAGTCCCAGCGCAAGCGGGACATGCACCACATGCAGGACCTGGGCGAAGCCCTGCTGAAGCTGCGCCCTGACCAATGGGCCAGCCTTGATCTGCCGGAGCGGCTGCAGGACGCGCTGCGCGAGGCCAAACGCCTGACCGCGCACGGCGCCATTCGCCGCCAGTTGCAGTTTATTGGCAAGCTGATGCGTGATGTCGAGCCTGAACCGATCCAGCGCTATCTGGATGCCTTGGGGAATGCCTCGGTCGAGCATACCGCCTGGTTGCACCGCATGGAGCGCTGGCGCGACCGTCTGCTGGAAGAGCACGATGCGCTCACCGAACTGGCCGAGCAGTATCCTGCAGCCGATTTGCAAGTGATGCGGCAACTGATCCGCAATGCCCACCGCGAGCGTGAGCAGAACAAGCCACCCAAGGCCTACCGCGAATTGTTTCAGCAGTTGAAACAACTGGAGCAAGAGCCGGGGATTCCACACCACGATGCAGCTGAGGAAGACGATGATGCCTGA
- a CDS encoding YheT family hydrolase codes for MAPPLASTLSYRAPRWLCGSHAQTIIPALWARRPQPALVRTLWTTPDQDRIALDSLYRLDDTRPMLVLFHGLEGSSRSNYAAHLLQMAARQGWQAVVPHFRGCGGIDNLLPRAYHAGDSAEVDWIVRRLASIAPTRPILLAGVSLGANAMLKWLGEQGTAVPSSVRAAAAISAPMDLGAAGACLDQGINRHFYAREFLRTLKPKVLFTLQRHPQLTAWLQAGRIQQMRTLKAFDDYVTAPMHGFAGVEDYWRRASSKPLLPQITIPTLLLNARNDPFIPANSLPAADEVSPAVKRLFPQQGGHAGFLSGSLFHDHNNWLPHCLLAHFGPLLGSLSLERG; via the coding sequence ATGGCTCCCCCCTTAGCGTCCACGCTAAGCTACCGCGCCCCACGCTGGCTGTGTGGCAGCCACGCCCAGACCATCATCCCCGCGCTATGGGCCAGACGCCCGCAACCCGCGCTGGTGCGCACCTTGTGGACCACGCCAGACCAGGACCGCATCGCGCTCGACAGCCTCTACCGACTGGACGACACCCGCCCCATGCTGGTGTTGTTCCACGGGCTGGAAGGCAGCAGCCGCAGCAACTATGCAGCCCACCTGCTGCAAATGGCCGCCCGCCAGGGCTGGCAAGCCGTGGTGCCGCACTTTCGTGGCTGCGGGGGTATCGACAACCTGTTGCCACGGGCCTATCACGCCGGTGACAGCGCCGAAGTCGACTGGATTGTGCGCCGCCTGGCCAGCATTGCCCCTACCCGCCCCATCCTGCTGGCAGGTGTGTCACTCGGGGCTAACGCCATGCTGAAATGGCTGGGAGAACAGGGGACTGCTGTGCCGTCATCCGTGCGGGCTGCGGCCGCCATTTCAGCCCCCATGGACCTCGGGGCAGCGGGCGCCTGCCTTGATCAGGGCATCAACCGGCATTTCTATGCGCGGGAATTCCTGCGCACCCTGAAACCCAAAGTATTGTTCACCTTGCAGCGCCACCCACAATTGACAGCGTGGTTACAAGCCGGGCGTATTCAACAGATGCGTACCCTCAAGGCCTTTGACGACTACGTTACCGCGCCGATGCATGGCTTTGCGGGAGTGGAAGATTACTGGCGACGTGCCAGCAGCAAGCCGCTGTTGCCACAAATCACGATACCCACCCTGTTACTCAATGCCCGCAACGATCCCTTTATCCCGGCCAACAGTCTGCCTGCAGCCGATGAAGTCTCCCCTGCGGTGAAACGGTTGTTCCCGCAACAAGGGGGGCACGCCGGATTCTTGTCGGGCTCGTTGTTTCATGATCATAATAACTGGCTGCCACATTGCTTGTTGGCCCATTTTGGGCCTTTGCTGGGCAGCTTATCCCTGGAGCGTGGTTAG